A window from Littorina saxatilis isolate snail1 linkage group LG9, US_GU_Lsax_2.0, whole genome shotgun sequence encodes these proteins:
- the LOC138977006 gene encoding uncharacterized protein yields MTSSSPCTTPLAPHPLYYFSSPCTTPLAPHPLYYFSSPCTTPLAPHPLYYSSSPCTTPLAPTLSTTPPPLVPHLSPPHPLYYFSSPCTTPLAPHPLYYSSSPCTTPLAPHPLYYSSSPCTTPLALTLSTTSPPLVPHLSPPTVSTTPPPLVPHLSPSPSLLLLLPLYHTSRPHPLYYFSSPCTTPLAPTLSTTSPPLVPHLSPPPSLLLLLPLYHTSRPHPLYYSSSPCTTPLALTLSTTSPPLVPHLSPPPSLLLLLPLYHTSRPPPSLLLLLPLYHTSRPHPLYYFSSPCTTPLAPTLSTTSPPLVPHLSPPPSLLLLLPLYHTYRLHPLYYSSSPCTTPLAPHPLYYFSSPCTTPLAPPPSLLLLLPLYHTSRPHPLYYSSSPCTTPLAPTLSTTSPPLVPHLSPPPSLLLLLPLYHTSRPHPLYYFSSPCTTPLAPHPLYYFSSPCTTPLAPHPLYYSSSPCTTPLAPHPLYYFSSPYL; encoded by the exons ATGAC CTCCTCCTCCCCTTGTACCACACCTCTCGCCCCCCACCCTCTTTACTACTTCTCCTCCCCCTGTACCACACCTCTCGCCCCCCACCCTCTCTACTACTTCTCCTCCCCCTGTACCACACCTCTCGCCCCCCACCCTCTCTACTACTCCTCCTCCCCTTGTACCACACCTCTCGCCCCCACCCTCTCTACTACTCCTCCTCCCCTTGTACCACACCTCTcgcccccccaccctctctactacttctcctccccttgtacCACACCTCTCGCCCCCCACCCTCTCTACTACTCCTCCTCCCCTTGTACCACACCTCTCGCCCCCCACCCTCTCTACTACTCCTCCTCCCCTTGTACCACACCTCTCGCCCTCACCCTCTCTACtacttctcctccccttgtacCACACCTCTCGCCCCCCACCGTCTCTACTACTCCTCCTCCCCTTGTACCACACCTCTCGCCCTCACCCTCTCTACtacttctcctccccttgtacCACACCTCTCGCCCCCACCCTCTCTACtacttctcctccccttgtacCACACCTCTCGCCCCCACCCTCTCTACtacttctcctccccttgtacCACACCTCTCGCCCCCACCCTCTCTACtacttctcctccccttgtacCACACCTCTCGCCCCCACCCTCTCTACTACTCCTCCTCCCCTTGTACCACACCTCTCGCCCTCACCCTCTCTACtacttctcctccccttgtacCACACCTCTCGCCCCCACCCTCTCTACtacttctcctccccttgtacCACACCTCTCGCCCCCCACCCTCTCTACTACTCCTCCTCCCCTTGTACCACACCTCTCGCCCTCACCCTCTCTACtacttctcctccccttgtacCACACCTCTCGCCCCCACCCTCTCTACtacttctcctccccttgtacCACACCTCTCGCCCCCACCCTCTCTACtacttctcctccccttgtacCACACCTATCGCCTCCACCCTCTCTACTACTCCTCCTCCCCTTGTACCACACCTCTCGCACCTCACCCTCTCTACtacttctcctccccttgtacCACACCTCTcgcccccccaccctctctacTACTCCTCCTCCCCTTGTACCACACCTCTCGCCCTCACCCTCTCTACTACTCATCCTCCCCTTGTACCACACCTCTCGCCCCCACCCTCTCTACtacttctcctccccttgtacCACACCTATCGCCTCCACCCTCTCTACtacttctcctccccttgtacCACACCTCTCGCCCCCACCCTCTCTACtacttctcctccccttgtacCACACCTCTCGCCCCCCACCCTCTCTACtacttctcctccccttgtacCACACCTCTCGCCCCCCACCCTCTCTACTACTCCTCCTCCCCTTGTACCACACCTCTCGCCCCCCACCCTCTCTACtacttctcctcccctt